AGAAATTGTTATGAATCTCAAAGTAAGAGAAGATTATTTCAAATTTACAACTGATATAAACACAAAAGAAATATATAAAACAAGCCGACTTGTTTCTTCTTTAACAGGGATACCAGTTCAACCAAATAAAGCAATAGTTGGAGAAAATGCTTTCAGACATGAAGCAGGAATTCATCAGGATGGTGTTTTAAAATATAGAGGAACTTATGAAATAATGAGTCCTGAACTGATTGGATTGCAAGGAGACCAACTTGTTCTTGGAAAACATTCAGGAAGACATGCTTTAAAATCAAGATTACAGGATTTAGGGTTTGATATAAAAAATAGTGAACTTGAAAAGGTCTTTCAAAGGTTTAAACAATTATCAGATAAAAAGAAAGAAATAACAGATATAGACCTTATAGTTATAGCAGAAGAAGAGTTAACACCATTAAAACCATTTTATTCTCTTGTTTATTTTCATATTATTTCTGGTACATCAACAATTCCAAGTGCAACTGTTCGTTTAGAAAAAGAAGGGAAAATTTATGAAGATGCTTCAAGTGGAGATGGACCAGTTGAAGCTATTTATAGAGCAATAGATAGAATTACAGGACTCACTCCAACTTTGAAAGAATATAAAATAAACGCAATTACTGGTGGAAAAGACGCTCAGGGAGAAGTTGTTGTTACATTAGAAATAGATGGAATAAGAACTTCTGGGAAAGGAGTAAGTACTGATGTTATTGAAGCAAGTGCAAAAGCATATATAACTGCAATAAACTATTATATTTCAAAAAAGGACCTTATTAAAAAAGCATACAAAGGGACATAAAATGACAATAACACAAAAAATTATCGCAAAACACTGTGATAAAAGTGATGTCTTACCAGGTGAATTTGTTGAAGGTAATGTGGACATAATTTTAGCAAATGATGTAACAGGACCTCTGGCAATAAATGAATTCGAAAAAATTGGAGCAAAAGATGTGTTTTCATCAGAAAAAATTGTTCTTGTTCCTGACCATTTTACCCCCTGTAAAGATATAAAAAGTGCAGAACTTGTCAAAACACTTAGAAATTTCGCCAAAAAATATAAAGTAAGATTTTATGAAATAGGGAAAGTTGGAGTTGAACACGCTCTTTTACCAGAAGAAGGACTTACACTGCCTGGAAATTTAATTATAGGAGCAGATAGTCATACATGCACTTATGGAGCAGTTGGTGCTTTTTCAACAGGGGTTGGTAGTACTGATGTCGCAGCGGCGATGGTAATGGGAAAGGTCTGGTTGAAAGTACCTTCAACTATAAAATTTTATTATTATGGAAATTTAAGCAAGTATGTTGGTGGAAAAGACCTTATTCTTTATACCATTGGGAGAATTGGAGTTAATGGTGCTTTATATAAAAGTATGGAGTTTACCGGACCTGTAATTGAAAATTTACCGATGGATGACAGGTTCACAATTTGTAATATGGTAATTGAGTGTGGAGGAAAAAATGGAGTAATCCCTCCAGATGAAAAAACAATTCAATTCACAAAAGAAGTTAGTGGAAAGGAAATTGATATAAGTTGGATAAAAACAGATACTGATAATGACTATGAAAAAATAATTGAAATAAATTGTAATGAAATTCAACCACAGGTATCTGCTCCACACCTGCCAAGTAATTCAAAAGATGTAAGGGAATTTTCAAATGTAAAAATTGACCAGGTTTTTATTGGCTCATGCACAAATGGAAGAATATCTGATTTAAGAAAGTCAGCAAAAATATTTAAAGGCAAGAGAGTTCATCCAGAAGTCAGATGTATTGTAATTCCTGCAACACAAAAAGTTTATAAACAGGCATTGAAAGAAGGACTTATTGATATTTTCTTAGATAGTGGTTGTGTTATAGGACCTCCAACCTGTGGACCATGTTTAGGAGGTCATATGGGAGTTTTAGGAAAAGGCGAAGTTGCAATAGCAACAACAAATAGAAATTTTGTTGGAAGAATGGGACATCCTGAAAGTTATGTTTATCTTTCAAATCCAGAAGTTGCATCAGCATCGGCAATAAAAGGAAAAATAACACATCCTGACGAAATATAATGAAAAATTGGGAAAAAAAAGAAACATTTTTAAAAATAATCCAAAGAAAAGGTAAAGGGATAATTCCTGCACGAGTATCAATAATTGCAACAATTTGGGATAGTGACCCTGAATTTTTTGAGAATCTAAAAAAAGAATATCCCGATGTAAGTTTAAACGTGTCAAGAAATTTAGAAAGAGAAAAAGAAAATTTTAAAAAAGACCAGTGGGGATGTATATGGCATTTTCCTGGGAACTATCTTGATGGTCAGGTAATTGAACATCCTCTTTCTTCATGGGATTTATTTAAGAATTTTACTCCCCCTAACCCTGCTGAACATAGAGATTGGATATTAACAAAAAAAGAAATAGAGGAAGTAAAAAAAGAAGGGGGATTTTCATCAGTAGGTGTTGAACATGGTTTTTTTTATTTACGACTTACTTATTTAAGAGGTTTTAATAATTTAATGATTGATATTGGAAGTAAAGAACCAAAATT
The bacterium DNA segment above includes these coding regions:
- a CDS encoding 2-isopropylmalate synthase — encoded protein: MEKIVIFDTTLRDGEQSPGASLTSEEKLKISFQLEKLGVDIIEGGFPIASEDDAKAVKEIGEKIKKSSVCALARCKNQDIDVALKSLEKANKPRLHLFLATSEIHRKYKLNKAKSEIVRIAKESVRYAKKFIDDIEFSPEDASRTEIDFLIEVSKAVIEEGAKTINIPDTVGYSNPWEFGEMIKMLKENLPDDIILSVHCHNDLGLAVANSLSAILNGAKQIECTINGIGERAGNASLEEIVMNLKVREDYFKFTTDINTKEIYKTSRLVSSLTGIPVQPNKAIVGENAFRHEAGIHQDGVLKYRGTYEIMSPELIGLQGDQLVLGKHSGRHALKSRLQDLGFDIKNSELEKVFQRFKQLSDKKKEITDIDLIVIAEEELTPLKPFYSLVYFHIISGTSTIPSATVRLEKEGKIYEDASSGDGPVEAIYRAIDRITGLTPTLKEYKINAITGGKDAQGEVVVTLEIDGIRTSGKGVSTDVIEASAKAYITAINYYISKKDLIKKAYKGT
- the leuC gene encoding 3-isopropylmalate dehydratase large subunit, with product MTITQKIIAKHCDKSDVLPGEFVEGNVDIILANDVTGPLAINEFEKIGAKDVFSSEKIVLVPDHFTPCKDIKSAELVKTLRNFAKKYKVRFYEIGKVGVEHALLPEEGLTLPGNLIIGADSHTCTYGAVGAFSTGVGSTDVAAAMVMGKVWLKVPSTIKFYYYGNLSKYVGGKDLILYTIGRIGVNGALYKSMEFTGPVIENLPMDDRFTICNMVIECGGKNGVIPPDEKTIQFTKEVSGKEIDISWIKTDTDNDYEKIIEINCNEIQPQVSAPHLPSNSKDVREFSNVKIDQVFIGSCTNGRISDLRKSAKIFKGKRVHPEVRCIVIPATQKVYKQALKEGLIDIFLDSGCVIGPPTCGPCLGGHMGVLGKGEVAIATTNRNFVGRMGHPESYVYLSNPEVASASAIKGKITHPDEI